Below is a window of Coleofasciculus sp. FACHB-T130 DNA.
AATCGGTAAATCAGGCTGTCGCTGTTGAGTTTCTTGAATAATCTGCTGCCATTTCTTGACCGGATAGATTTTATCAATCCCTTTCGCCTGAGCCAAGGCGCTAGAACCGCCATGAATCAGAATGTAGCCAGTTTGCTGAACACCCAGTTGTTTTTGTTCTTTTTCTGCCCACTCAATATCTGGTTTAGGTACATTGACCGCCAGCGGTGGACAAGGAGAATTTATTCCTAAACCTTGCAGCAAATCGTGATACATATCAGCGGCATACTGCTCGGTTTTTAGCGGAACTGGGTTGGTGAGAAACCAGTTTCCTGGCCCGTTATAGCTAATTCGAGTGGGAATGCCGGTCAGCCACAGCAGCAGCCCTACACTCCACCTGCGCCCCAGAGATAGGGCGATATCATACTCGCGATCGCGGATTATACCCAGTAAATTTCCCCAGTCTGCTGGTCCGGTACGGTCTTTGAAGTCATAGGTGAGGATTTCATTAACCGACTTGCAAACCCGGTAGGCACCCTTTGCCCTGGGTTCTACAATGACATCAATCTGAGCTTCCGGGTAATACCGCTTCAGGTCATCCAGGGTAGGGAAGAACAGAATTTGGTCGCCAATCCCGCCGGGGACAAGGGCAAGTATTCGCATTACTGTTGATTGAGGTTACTTATCAGCTTCATTTTAGGGGAAGATATACTTAGCGCAACAAGGATTAACAAAGCGGTCAGCAAAAGAGGAAGCGTGTGCATTTATTGATTCCAGCAGCAGGGATGGGGCGTCGGATGGGGAGCGAGCGAAATAAACTCCTTTTGACGTTGCTCGGTAAACCCTTGATTCACTGGACTCTCCAGGCGGTTGAAGCTTCCCGTCACATCAGTTGGATCGGTTTAATTGCTCATCCAGATGACTTTTCTGACTTCAAGGAGATTCTCGCTGACCTCTCCCTCACTAAGCCCGTGCAATTGATCGTTGGTGGGTCAACCCGTCAAGAGTCGGTCTACAACGGCTTGCA
It encodes the following:
- a CDS encoding glycosyltransferase family 9 protein, with product MRILALVPGGIGDQILFFPTLDDLKRYYPEAQIDVIVEPRAKGAYRVCKSVNEILTYDFKDRTGPADWGNLLGIIRDREYDIALSLGRRWSVGLLLWLTGIPTRISYNGPGNWFLTNPVPLKTEQYAADMYHDLLQGLGINSPCPPLAVNVPKPDIEWAEKEQKQLGVQQTGYILIHGGSSALAQAKGIDKIYPVKKWQQIIQETQQRQPDLPI